One part of the Mya arenaria isolate MELC-2E11 chromosome 3, ASM2691426v1 genome encodes these proteins:
- the LOC128228464 gene encoding uncharacterized protein LOC128228464, with protein MGLKRISESSVLFIIGATLVFVSFVLGIVGIATPVWTQSSTIKNGTSVEYHSGLWRVCSTIDRYHSMEETFCLSRIEASVEGWMQGVQTLEIVGLIFFVVGFVMTLALLLWSSNARLASANPWVLLVAGILLEVGVVIYVVKVDMNILGYSLYLTWVASNGVIVASIIIYCAERRNRRPTSTTVFYAPSSNTNPVQISQPM; from the exons atgggACTGAAACGGATTTCCGAGTCGTCTGTATTGTTCATTATCGGTGCTACGCTGGTTTTCGTGTCATTTGTTCTAGGCATAGTTGGTATTGCGACGCCAGTGTGGACACAATCGTCAACGATCAAAAATGGAACCTCAGTGGAATATCATTCGGGACTTTGGCGAGTTTGTTCAACCATTGATCGTTATCATTCCATGGAAGAAACGTTCTGTCTGTCACGCATAGAGGCATCTGTAGAAG GTTGGATGCAAGGTGTACAGACGCTTGAAATTGTGGGTCTGATTTTTTTCGTGGTTGGTTTTGTTATGACGTTAGCACTGCTGCTTTGGTCATCAAACGCTCGTCTTGCGAGTGCCAATCCATGGGTTCTTCTTGTTGCTG GTATCTTATTGGAGGTTGGTGTCGTAATATACGTTGTCAAGGTGGATATGAATATCCTGGGTTATTCGCTGTATCTAACGTGGGTAGCATCCAACGGTGTTATAGTAGCATCTATAATCATATACTGCGCCGAACGAAGGAACAGGCGCCCGACATCGACCACTGTCTTTTATGCGCCGTCGTCTAACACGAACCCTGTTCAGATCAGCCAGCCAATGTAA
- the LOC128226771 gene encoding uncharacterized protein LOC128226771, producing MGLWRTCVTTRGSNSKEIAVCGSHVGLYTTGWFQAIQTLEIVSLIFFVVGFVMTSALLLWSSNARLARANPWILLIAGIFMEVGVIIFVVKLGMNNLGYSLYLTWIASNCVIVASIIIYCAEQRNRRPTEFTSGPTTSTPVFYPPPSNTNPVHISQPTYTPQPVAPVQPQPVQRSKPPYPGAFQVYPQQQVPPPYPQAMTYQPPATEHKFTDFQ from the exons ATGGGGCTTTGGAGAACTTGTGTTACCACTCGCGGTTCTAATTCTAAGGAAATAGCGGTGTGTGGGTCACACGTAGGGTTATATACAACAG GTTGGTTCCAAGCCATCCAGACGCTTGAAATTGTGAGTCTGATTTTTTTCGTGGTTGGTTTTGTAATGACGTCTGCACTGCTGCTTTGGTCATCAAACGCTCGTCTTGCGAGAGCCAATCCATGGATTCTTCTTATTGCTG GTATCTTCATGGAGGTTGGTGTTATAATATTCGTTGTCAAGTTGGGTATGAACAACCTGGGTTATTCGCTGTATCTAACGTGGATAGCGTCCAACTGCGTTATTGTAGCATCTATAATCATATACTGCGCCGAACAAAGGAACAGGCGCCCGACAGAGTTCACTTCAGGTCCAACGACATCGACCCCTGTCTTTTATCCCCCTCCGTCTAACACGAACCCTGTTCATATCAGCCAGCCAACGTATACGCCGCAGCCTGTTGCTCCCGTGCAACCACAGCCGGTACAGAGGTCGAAACCGCCTTACCCGGGAGCATTTCAGGTTTACCCACAGCAGCAAGTACCGCCGCCGTATCCCCAAGCAATGACATACCAGCCTCCAGCAACTGAACATAAGTTTACAGACTTTCAGTAA